The Flaviramulus sp. BrNp1-15 genome has a window encoding:
- a CDS encoding M14 family zinc carboxypeptidase, with protein sequence MKKITLLGAIFFLIVQLSFSQDTQTSKKISILNPTQDVLLKIKKSGIDLTCGGKFVNNNLELELTYKEIQDIKKLNINYNVIIDDLSAYYKRRNDIELPKAKSELDLLKAQSLSQKTLSVKDLIIDNPAQYDECSEINWAVPQNFKLGSMGGGLTLQETLDELALMQEKYPNIISVIKDASSTNQTTHGNTTGTTWAGQTIYYVRISDNPDIDEANEPETLITGAMHAREISSVMNTIYFMWYILENYDRDPYIKNIVDNQEIYVMPISNPDGYLWNEIIQPSGGGLQRKNLRPGTADNGTTNTNNNVRGVDLNRNFNYYWGWDNTGSSPTASSNTYRGPSAGSEPETQIVQDFILNHDIKVAVNHHGGLNSIVTSSYNGDASATDSGREDEYAKICHDLTQYNRYIYGSAPNTLYEANGDVNDWMLGGPLVAGNSGSGKDVLAFAPENGDDFWPTPTLITEIARRALRMNLLSVMHSGKFAKLHDLNPSNINTLSGNLEFGIEYLGKTYNDITLTVTPVSNISSLTSPAVQTSWTKLEQRNLSVPFVLNGGIQPNDEIEFQVTLSNDDFIIYRANIVKYYQPTVIFEDNPDTDGLSNWNVSGTTSGGSWSTTTLDAYSGSTAITSTPSGTYSNNEEKYLTLDTATNPINLSSSNAVVIQFYTKWDLERNFDLVQLEASTNGSTWTALCGRYNKPAATSLTNFHLTKSTQTFQSSNGTTVYDGDSMDKWVMEEIYINDANNSAFLGEGNVRLRFKFATDADNREDDLTTGFDGFYFDDFKVISLDSNLGQTISFEPIHDKFTISPDFTVNATSDSGLPITYTIVSGPATIIGNTISLTGAVGTVVVQASQAGDSNYLAAANVTESFEVTEVVCTGTTISTFPYSESFETNLGDWSQGTSDEIDWTRFSGLTPSNTGGNPANTTGPSTASDGTFYLYTESSGTANNKIAYLLSPCFDLSGYENAQLEFDFHMFGTNMGTLSLEVSTDNGTNYTPLFSRTGNHPTQNANADSWITEPIDLSAYNGQTIKLRFHGLTGSDYTSDISIDNINLTADVAGGFTPIASCQNINAILDATGNITIVAADVDSGSSVGDLSIDISSFTCSDIGTNNVTLTATDPGDPGNTNTCIAVVTVIDNLAPTAPTLAAVTVDCNGTLTAPTTTDNCAGTITGTTTGTLSFVEGSSTVITWTFDDGNGNTVDVDQTYNYDDTTAPVAPTLAAVTVDCNGTLTAPTTTDNCAGTITGTTTGTLSFVEGSSTVITWTFDDGNGNTVDVDQTYNYDDTTAPVAPTLAAVTVDCNGTLTAPTTTDNCAGTITGTTTGTLSFVEGSSTVITWTFDDGNGNTVDVDQTYNYDDTTAPVAPTLAAVTVDCNGTLTAPTTTDNCAGTITGTTTGTLSFVEGSSTVITWTFDDGNGNTVDVDQTYNYDDTTAPVAPTLAAVTVDCNGTLTAPTTTDNCAGTITGTTTGTLSFVEGSSTVITWTFDDGNGNTVDVDQTYNYDDTTAPVAPTLAAVTVDCNGTLTAPTTTDNCAGTITGTTTGTLSFVEGSSTVITWTFDDGNGNTVDVDQTYNYDDTTAPVAPTLAAVTVDCNGTLTAPTTTDNCAGTITGTTTGTLSFVEGSSTVITWTFDDGNGNTVDVDQTYNYDDTTAPVAPTLAAVTVDCNGTLTAPTTTDNCAGTITGTTTGTLSFVEGSSTVITWTFDDGNGNTVDVDQTYNYDDTTAPVAPTLAAVTVDCNGTLTAPTTTDNCAGTITGTTTGTLSFVEGSSTVITWTFDDGNGNTVDVDQTYNYDDTTAPVAPTLAAVTVDCNGTLTAPTTTDNCAGTITGTTTGTLSFVEGSSTVITWTFDDGNGNTVDVDQTYNYDDTTAPVAPTLAAVTVDCNGTLTAPTTTDNCAGTITGTTTGTLSFVEGSSTVITWTFDDGNGNTVDVDQTYNYDDTTAPVAPTLAAVTVDCNGTLTAPTTTDNCAGTITGTTTGTLSFVEGSSTVITWTFDDGNGNTVDVDQTYNYDDTTAPVAPTLAAVTVDCNGTLTAPTTTDNCAGTITGTTTGTLSFVEGSSTVITWTFDDGNGNTVDVDQTYNYDDTTAPVAPTLAAVTVDCNGTLTAPTTTDNCAGTITGTTTGTLSFVEGSSTVITWTFDDGNGNTVDVDQTYNYDDTTAPVAPTLAAVTVDCNGTLTAPTTTDNCAGTITGTTTGTLSFVEGSSTVITWTFDDGNGNTVDVDQTYNYDDTTAPVAPTLAAVTVDCNGTLTAPTTTDNCAGTITGTTTGTLSFVEGSSTVITWTFDDGNGNTVDVDQTYNYDDTTAPVAPTLAAVTVDCNGTLTAPTTTDNCAGTITGTTTGTLSFVEGSSTVITWTFDDGNGNTVDVDQTYNYDDTTAPVAPTLAAVTVDCNGTLTAPTTTDNCAGTITGTTTGTLSFVEGSSTVITWTFDDGNGNTVDVDQTYNYDDTTAPVAPTLAAVTVDCNGTLTAPTTTDNCAGTITGTTTGTLSFVEGSSTVITWTFDDGNGNTVDVDQTYNYDDTTAPVAPTLAAVTVDCNGTLTAPTTTDNCAGTITGTTTGTLSFVEGSSTVITWTFDDGNGNTVDVDQTYNYDDTTAPVAPTLAAVTVDCNGTLTAPTTTDNCAGTITGTTTGTLSFVEGSSTVITWTFDDGNGNTVDVDQTYNYDDTTAPVAPTLAAVTVDCNGTLTAPTTTDNCAGTITGTTTGTLSFVEGSSTVITWTFDDGNGNTVDVDQTYNYDDTTAPVAPTLAAVTVDCNGTLTAPTTTDNCAGTITGTTTGTLSFVEGSSTVITWTFDDGNGNTVDVDQTYNYDDTTAPVAPTLAAVTVDCNGTLTAPTTTDNCAGTITGTTTGTLSFVEGSSTVITWTFDDGNGNTVDVDQTYNYDDTTAPVAPTLAAVTVDCNGTLTAPTTTDNCAGTITGTTTGTLSFVEGSSTVITWTFDDGNGNTVDVDQTYNYDDTTAPVAPTLAAVTVDCNGTLTAPTTTDNCAGTITGTTTGTLSFVEGSSTVITWTFDDGNGNTVDVDQTYNYDDTTAPVAPTLAAVTVDCNGTLTAPTTTDNCAGTITGTTTGTLSFVEGSSTVITWTFDDGNGNTVDVDQTYNYDDTTAPVAPTLAAVTVDCNGTLTAPTTTDNCAGTITGTTTGTLSFVEGSSTVITWTFDDGNGNTVDVDQTYNYDDTTAPVAPTLAAVTVDCNGTLTAPTTTDNCAGTITGTTTGTLSFVEGSSTVITWTFDDGNGNTVDVDQTYNYDDTTAPVAPTLAAVTVDCNGTLTAPTTTDNCAGTITGTTTGTLSFVEGSSTVITWTFDDGNGNTVDVDQTYNYDDTTAPVAPTLAAVTVDCNGTLTAPTTTDNCAGTITGTTTGTLSFVEGSSTVITWTFDDGNGNTVDVDQTYNYDDTTAPVAPTLAAVTVDCNGTLTAPTTTDNCAGTITGTTTGTLSFVEGSSTVITWTFDDGNGNTVDVDQTYNYDDTTDPAIPTLSDVNVGECLGTPATPTTTDNCAGTINGTPNVTFPITAQGTTVVTWSFDDGNGNVVTADQNVIVDDTTDPVAICQNITIQLDGTGNASIVPSDIDGGSNDSCGTISLSASQTDFTTSDIGDVNVILTVDDNNGNITTCNATVTVEASTLTIDEFDIRNISITPNPFNDMINIKLPMSFNNSDFDIKIFDLNGRLVFDNQYSSINSSINVSGLNRLEQAPYLFKIINKENGASIIKRLIKF encoded by the coding sequence ATGAAAAAAATTACTCTCTTAGGTGCTATATTTTTTCTAATAGTACAATTATCTTTTTCACAAGACACACAAACTTCGAAAAAGATTTCAATATTAAACCCAACTCAAGACGTTCTACTCAAGATTAAAAAATCTGGTATTGATCTTACTTGTGGTGGGAAATTTGTTAATAATAATCTTGAACTTGAATTAACATACAAAGAAATTCAAGACATTAAAAAGTTAAATATTAATTATAATGTTATTATAGATGATTTATCGGCTTATTATAAAAGGCGAAATGACATCGAATTACCAAAAGCAAAATCCGAATTAGATCTCCTTAAAGCACAATCACTTTCACAAAAAACTTTAAGTGTTAAAGACTTAATTATAGACAACCCTGCACAATATGATGAGTGTAGTGAAATAAATTGGGCAGTACCACAAAATTTCAAATTAGGAAGTATGGGTGGTGGATTAACTTTACAGGAAACCCTAGATGAATTAGCTTTAATGCAAGAAAAATATCCTAATATTATTTCTGTAATAAAAGATGCTTCTTCAACAAATCAAACAACCCATGGTAACACTACAGGAACAACTTGGGCAGGACAAACTATATACTATGTAAGAATATCAGATAATCCAGATATTGATGAAGCTAACGAACCGGAAACTTTAATTACAGGCGCTATGCATGCACGTGAAATTAGTTCGGTAATGAATACTATATATTTTATGTGGTATATTCTTGAAAATTATGATAGAGATCCTTACATAAAAAATATTGTAGATAATCAAGAAATTTATGTTATGCCTATTAGTAATCCAGATGGTTATTTATGGAATGAAATTATTCAACCGAGCGGTGGTGGTTTACAACGTAAAAACTTAAGACCCGGAACAGCCGATAATGGCACAACTAATACAAACAACAATGTAAGAGGGGTTGATTTAAACAGAAACTTTAATTATTATTGGGGATGGGACAATACTGGGTCTTCACCCACAGCCAGTAGTAACACATATAGAGGTCCTTCAGCTGGTTCTGAACCAGAAACTCAAATTGTACAAGATTTCATTCTTAACCATGACATAAAAGTTGCTGTTAACCATCATGGTGGGCTAAACTCTATTGTAACTTCTTCATATAATGGTGATGCTTCTGCTACAGATTCTGGTAGAGAAGATGAATATGCTAAAATATGTCATGATCTAACACAATACAACAGATATATTTACGGTTCTGCACCTAATACGTTATATGAAGCTAATGGAGATGTAAATGATTGGATGCTTGGTGGACCACTTGTTGCTGGTAATTCTGGTTCGGGTAAAGATGTACTGGCTTTTGCTCCAGAAAATGGAGATGATTTTTGGCCAACTCCAACTTTAATTACAGAAATTGCTAGACGAGCTTTACGTATGAATCTTTTATCTGTAATGCATTCTGGTAAATTTGCAAAATTACACGACTTAAACCCAAGTAACATAAATACACTTAGTGGAAATTTAGAATTTGGTATAGAATATCTTGGTAAAACTTATAATGATATTACATTAACCGTTACACCAGTTTCTAATATTTCTTCTTTAACATCACCTGCTGTTCAAACGAGTTGGACAAAATTAGAGCAAAGAAATCTATCTGTTCCTTTTGTTTTAAATGGAGGTATACAACCTAATGATGAAATTGAATTTCAGGTTACTTTAAGTAATGACGATTTTATAATTTATAGAGCCAATATTGTAAAATACTACCAACCAACTGTAATTTTTGAAGATAATCCTGATACTGATGGTCTATCAAATTGGAATGTATCTGGCACAACTTCTGGTGGTTCATGGAGCACAACAACTCTAGATGCTTATTCGGGTTCCACAGCAATAACATCTACTCCTTCTGGAACTTACAGTAACAATGAAGAAAAATACTTAACATTAGACACCGCAACTAATCCAATAAACTTATCATCATCAAATGCTGTTGTAATTCAATTTTATACTAAATGGGATTTAGAACGTAATTTTGATTTAGTACAACTAGAAGCTAGTACTAATGGAAGTACTTGGACTGCTCTTTGTGGTAGATACAATAAGCCTGCTGCTACATCATTAACTAATTTCCATTTAACCAAAAGCACACAAACATTTCAATCTTCTAATGGAACAACAGTTTATGACGGTGATTCAATGGATAAATGGGTGATGGAAGAAATTTATATTAATGATGCTAATAATTCTGCATTTTTAGGAGAAGGCAATGTACGCTTAAGATTCAAATTTGCCACAGATGCAGATAATAGAGAAGATGACTTAACTACTGGTTTTGATGGATTTTATTTTGATGATTTTAAAGTTATCTCTCTTGATTCTAATTTAGGGCAAACCATATCATTTGAGCCAATTCATGACAAATTTACAATTAGTCCAGACTTTACTGTAAATGCAACCTCAGATTCAGGTTTACCTATTACTTATACGATAGTTTCTGGTCCTGCAACAATAATAGGCAATACAATCTCACTTACAGGAGCAGTTGGTACAGTAGTAGTACAAGCAAGTCAAGCTGGAGATTCAAATTATTTAGCCGCAGCAAATGTAACAGAATCATTTGAAGTTACAGAAGTTGTTTGTACTGGAACAACAATTTCAACGTTTCCATATTCTGAAAGTTTTGAAACCAATTTAGGTGATTGGAGTCAAGGTACTTCAGATGAAATTGATTGGACTAGATTTTCTGGATTAACACCATCAAACACAGGTGGAAATCCAGCAAATACTACTGGTCCCAGCACTGCTTCTGATGGAACTTTTTATCTATACACTGAATCTTCCGGTACAGCGAATAATAAAATAGCCTATTTATTAAGCCCATGTTTTGATTTGAGTGGTTATGAAAATGCGCAATTAGAATTTGATTTTCATATGTTTGGAACAAATATGGGAACGTTATCTTTAGAAGTAAGCACAGATAATGGCACTAATTATACACCTTTATTTAGTAGAACTGGAAATCACCCTACTCAAAATGCCAATGCAGATTCTTGGATAACTGAACCTATTGATTTATCTGCTTATAATGGACAAACGATAAAATTACGATTCCATGGCCTTACCGGTTCTGACTACACTAGTGATATCTCTATAGATAATATTAATTTAACTGCTGATGTTGCTGGTGGATTTACACCTATTGCTTCATGTCAAAATATAAATGCCATATTAGATGCTACTGGTAACATAACTATTGTTGCAGCAGATGTTGATAGCGGTAGTAGTGTAGGTGACTTATCAATTGATATTTCAAGTTTTACATGTTCAGATATAGGAACAAATAATGTAACACTAACAGCTACTGACCCAGGAGACCCTGGAAATACTAATACTTGTATTGCTGTTGTAACTGTTATTGATAACCTTGCTCCTACTGCGCCTACACTGGCTGCAGTAACTGTAGACTGTAACGGAACTTTAACCGCACCTACAACAACTGATAACTGTGCAGGAACTATCACTGGTACAACAACTGGCACATTGAGTTTTGTAGAAGGTAGCAGTACTGTAATTACTTGGACTTTCGATGATGGAAACGGTAATACGGTAGATGTAGACCAAACATATAACTACGATGATACCACCGCGCCTGTTGCGCCTACACTGGCTGCAGTAACTGTAGACTGTAACGGAACTTTAACCGCACCTACAACAACTGATAACTGTGCAGGAACTATCACTGGTACAACAACTGGCACATTGAGTTTTGTAGAAGGTAGCAGTACCGTAATTACTTGGACTTTCGATGATGGAAACGGTAATACGGTAGATGTAGACCAAACATATAACTACGATGATACCACCGCGCCTGTTGCGCCTACACTGGCTGCAGTAACTGTAGACTGTAACGGAACTTTAACCGCACCTACAACAACTGATAACTGTGCAGGAACTATCACTGGTACAACAACTGGCACATTGAGTTTTGTAGAAGGTAGCAGTACCGTAATTACTTGGACTTTCGATGATGGAAACGGTAATACGGTAGATGTAGACCAAACATATAACTACGATGATACCACCGCGCCTGTTGCGCCTACACTGGCTGCAGTAACTGTAGACTGTAACGGAACTTTAACCGCACCTACAACAACTGATAACTGTGCAGGAACTATCACTGGTACAACAACTGGCACATTGAGTTTTGTAGAAGGTAGCAGTACTGTAATTACTTGGACTTTCGATGATGGAAACGGTAATACGGTAGATGTAGACCAAACATATAACTACGATGATACCACCGCGCCTGTTGCGCCTACACTGGCTGCAGTAACTGTAGACTGTAACGGAACTTTAACCGCACCTACAACAACTGATAACTGTGCAGGAACTATCACTGGTACAACAACTGGCACATTGAGTTTTGTAGAAGGTAGCAGTACTGTAATTACTTGGACTTTCGATGATGGAAACGGTAATACGGTAGATGTAGACCAAACATATAACTACGATGATACCACCGCGCCTGTTGCGCCTACACTGGCTGCAGTAACTGTAGACTGTAACGGAACTTTAACCGCACCTACAACAACTGATAACTGTGCAGGAACTATCACTGGTACAACAACTGGCACATTGAGTTTTGTAGAAGGTAGCAGTACCGTAATTACTTGGACTTTCGATGATGGAAACGGTAATACGGTAGATGTAGACCAAACATATAACTACGATGATACCACCGCGCCTGTTGCGCCTACACTGGCTGCAGTAACTGTAGACTGTAACGGAACTTTAACCGCACCTACAACAACTGATAACTGTGCAGGAACTATCACTGGTACAACAACTGGCACATTGAGTTTTGTAGAAGGTAGCAGTACTGTAATTACTTGGACTTTCGATGATGGAAACGGTAATACGGTAGATGTAGACCAAACATATAACTACGATGATACCACCGCGCCTGTTGCGCCTACACTGGCTGCAGTAACTGTAGACTGTAACGGAACTTTAACCGCACCTACAACAACTGATAACTGTGCAGGAACTATCACTGGTACAACAACTGGCACATTGAGTTTTGTAGAAGGTAGCAGTACTGTAATTACTTGGACTTTCGATGATGGAAACGGTAATACGGTAGATGTAGACCAAACATATAACTACGATGATACCACCGCGCCTGTTGCGCCTACACTGGCTGCAGTAACTGTAGACTGTAACGGAACTTTAACCGCACCTACAACAACTGATAACTGTGCAGGAACTATCACTGGTACAACAACTGGCACATTGAGTTTTGTAGAAGGTAGCAGTACTGTAATTACTTGGACTTTCGATGATGGAAACGGTAATACGGTAGATGTAGACCAAACATATAACTACGATGATACCACCGCGCCTGTTGCGCCTACACTGGCTGCAGTAACTGTAGACTGTAACGGAACTTTAACCGCACCTACAACAACTGATAACTGTGCAGGAACTATCACTGGTACAACAACTGGCACATTGAGTTTTGTAGAAGGTAGCAGTACTGTAATTACTTGGACTTTCGATGATGGAAACGGTAATACGGTAGATGTAGACCAAACATATAACTACGATGATACCACCGCGCCTGTTGCGCCTACACTGGCTGCAGTAACTGTAGACTGTAACGGAACTTTAACCGCACCTACAACAACTGATAACTGTGCAGGAACTATCACTGGTACAACAACTGGCACATTGAGTTTTGTAGAAGGTAGCAGTACTGTAATTACTTGGACTTTCGATGATGGAAACGGTAATACGGTAGATGTAGACCAAACATATAACTACGATGATACCACCGCGCCTGTTGCGCCTACACTGGCTGCAGTAACTGTAGACTGTAACGGAACTTTAACCGCACCTACAACAACTGATAACTGTGCAGGAACTATCACTGGTACAACAACTGGCACATTGAGTTTTGTAGAAGGTAGCAGTACTGTAATTACTTGGACTTTCGATGATGGAAACGGTAATACGGTAGATGTAGACCAAACATATAACTACGATGATACCACCGCGCCTGTTGCGCCTACACTGGCTGCAGTAACTGTAGACTGTAACGGAACTTTAACCGCACCTACAACAACTGATAACTGTGCAGGAACTATCACTGGTACAACAACTGGCACATTGAGTTTTGTAGAAGGTAGCAGTACTGTAATTACTTGGACTTTCGATGATGGAAACGGTAATACGGTAGATGTAGACCAAACATATAACTACGATGATACCACCGCGCCTGTTGCGCCTACACTGGCTGCAGTAACTGTAGACTGTAACGGAACTTTAACCGCACCTACAACAACTGATAACTGTGCAGGAACTATCACTGGTACAACAACTGGCACATTGAGTTTTGTAGAAGGTAGCAGTACTGTAATTACTTGGACTTTCGATGATGGAAACGGTAATACGGTAGATGTAGACCAAACATATAACTACGATGATACCACCGCGCCTGTTGCGCCTACACTGGCTGCAGTAACTGTAGACTGTAACGGAACTTTAACCGCACCTACAACAACTGATAACTGTGCAGGAACTATCACTGGTACAACAACTGGCACATTGAGTTTTGTAGAAGGTAGCAGTACTGTAATTACTTGGACTTTCGATGATGGAAACGGTAATACGGTAGATGTAGACCAAACATATAACTACGATGATACCACCGCGCCTGTTGCGCCTACACTGGCTGCAGTAACTGTAGACTGTAACGGAACTTTAACCGCACCTACAACAACTGATAACTGTGCAGGAACTATCACTGGTACAACAACTGGCACATTGAGTTTTGTAGAAGGTAGCAGTACTGTAATTACTTGGACTTTCGATGATGGAAACGGTAATACGGTAGATGTAGACCAAACATATAACTACGATGATACCACCGCGCCTGTTGCGCCTACACTGGCTGCAGTAACTGTAGACTGTAACGGAACTTTAACCGCACCTACAACAACTGATAACTGTGCAGGAACTATCACTGGTACAACAACTGGCACATTGAGTTTTGTAGAAGGTAGCAGTACTGTAATTACTTGGACTTTCGATGATGGAAACGGTAATACGGTAGATGTAGACCAAACATATAACTACGATGATACCACCGCGCCTGTTGCGCCTACACTGGCTGCAGTAACTGTAGACTGTAACGGAACTTTAACCGCACCTACAACAACTGATAACTGTGCAGGAACTATCACTGGTACAACAACTGGCACATTGAGTTTTGTAGAAGGTAGCAGTACTGTAATTACTTGGACTTTCGATGATGGAAACGGTAATACGGTAGATGTAGACCAAACATATAACTACGATGATACCACCGCGCCTGTTGCGCCTACACTGGCTGCAGTAACTGTAGACTGTAACGGAACTTTAACCGCACCTACAACAACTGATAACTGTGCAGGAACTATCACTGGTACAACAACTGGCACATTGAGTTTTGTAGAAGGTAGCAGTACTGTAATTACTTGGACTTTCGATGATGGAAACGGTAATACGGTAGATGTAGACCAAACATATAACTACGATGATACCACCGCGCCTGTTGCGCCTACACTGGCTGCAGTAACTGTAGACTGTAACGGAACTTTAACCGCACCTACAACAACTGATAACTGTGCAGGAACTATCACTGGTACAACAACTGGCACATTGAGTTTTGTAGAAGGTAGCAGTACTGTAATTACTTGGACTTTCGATGATGGAAACGGTAATACGGTAGATGTAGACCAAACATATAACTACGATGATACCACCGCGCCTGTTGCGCCTACACTGGCTGCAGTAACTGTAGACTGTAACGGAACTTTAACCGCACCTACAACAACTGATAACTGTGCAGGAACTATCACTGGTACAACAACTGGCACATTGAGTTTTGTAGAAGGTAGCAGTACTGTAATTACTTGGACTTTCGATGATGGAAACGGTAATACGGTAGATGTAGACCAAACATATAACTACGATGATACCACCGCGCCTGTTGCGCCTACACTGGCTGCAGTAACTGTAGACTGTAACGGAACTTTAACCGCACCTACAACAACTGATAACTGTGCAGGAACTATCACTGGTACAACAACTGGCACATTGAGTTTTGTAGAAGGTAGCAGTACTGTAATTACTTGGACTTTCGATGATGGAAACGGTAATACGGTAGATGTAGACCAAACATATAACTACGATGATACCACCGCGCCTGTTGCGCCTACACTGGCTGCAGTAACTGTAGACTGTAACGGAACTTTAACCGCACCTACAACAACTGATAACTGTGCAGGAACTATCACTGGTACAACAACTGGCACATTGAGTTTTGTAGAAGGTAGCAGTACTGTAATTACTTGGACTTTCGATGATGGAAACGGTAATACGGTAGATGTAGACCAAACATATAACTACGATGATACCACCGCGCCTGTTGCGCCTACACTGGCTGCAGTAACTGTAGACTGTAACGGAACTTTAACCGCACCTACAACAACTGATAACTGTGCAGGAACTATCACTGGTACAACAACTGGCACATTGAGTTTTGTAGAAGGTAGCAGTACTGTAATTACTTGGACTTTCGATGATGGAAACGGTAATACGGTAGATGTAGACCAAACATATAACTACGATGATACCACCGCGCCTGTTGCGCCTACACTGGCTGCAGTAACTGTAGACTGTAACGGAACTTTAACCGCACCTACAACAACTGATAACTGTGCAGGAACTATCACTGGTACAACAACTGGCACATTGAGTTTTGTAGAAGGTAGCAGTACTGTAATTACTTGGACTTTCGATGATGGAAACGGTAATACGGTAGATGTAGACCAAACATATAACTACGATGATACCACCGCGCCTGTTGCGCCTACACTGGCTGCAGTAACTGTAGACTGTAACGGAACTTTAACCGCACCTACAACAACTGATAACTGTGCAGGAACTATCACTGGTACAACAACTGGCACATTGAGTTTTGTAGAAGGTAGCAGTACTGTAATTACTTGGACTTTCGATGATGGAAACGGTAATACGGTAGATGTAGACCAAACATATAACTACGATGATACCACCGCGCCTGTTGCGCCTACACTGGCTGCAGTAACTGTAGACTGTAACGGAACTTTAACCGCACCTACAACAACTGATAACTGTGCAGGAACTATCACTGGTACAACAACTGGCACATTGAGTTTTGTAGAAGGTAGCAGTACCGTAATTACTTGGACTTTCGATGATGGAAACGGTAATACGGTAGATGTAGACCAAACATATAACTACGATGATACCACCGCGCCTGTTGCGCCTACACTGGCTGCAGTAACTGTAGACTGTAACGGAACTTTAACCGCACCTACAACAACTGATAACTGTGCAGGAACTATCACTGGTACAACAACTGGCACATTGAGTTTTGTAGAAGGTAGCAGTACTGTAATTACTTGGACTTTCGATGATGGAAACGGTAATACGGTAGATGTAGACCAAACATATAACTACGATGATACCACCGCGCCTGTTGCGCCTACACTGGCTGCAGTAACTGTAGACTGTAACGGAACTTTAACCGCACCTACAACAACTGATAACTGTGCAGGAACTATCACTGGTACAACAACTGGCACATTGAGTTTTGTAGAAGGTAGCAGTACTGTAATTACTTGGACTTTCGATGATGGAAACGGTAATACGGTAGATGTAGACCAAACATATAACTACGATGATACCACCGCGCCTGTTGCGCCTACACTGGCTGCAGTAACTGTAGACTGTAACGGAACTTTAACCGCACCTACAACAACTGATAACTGTGCAGGAACTATCACTGGTACAACAACTGGCACATTGAGTTTTGTAGAAGGTAGCAGTACTGTAATTACTTGGACTTTCGATGATGGAAACGGTAATACGGTAGATGTAGACCAAACATATAACTACGATGATACCACCGCGCCTGTTGCGCCTACACTGGCTGCAGTAACTGTAGACTGTAACGGAACTTTAACCGCACCTACAACAACTGATAACTGTGCAGGAACTATCACTGGTACAACAACTGGCACATTGAGTTTTGTAGAAGGTAGCAGTACTGTAATTACTTGGACTTTCGATGATGGAAACGGTAATACGGTAGATGTAGACCAAACATATAACTACGATGATACCACCGCGCCTGTTGCGCCTACACTGGCTGCAGTAACTGTAGACTGTAACGGAACTTTAACCGCGCCTACAACAACTGATAACTGTGCAGGAACTATCACTGGTACAACAACTGGCACATTGAGTTTTGTAGAAGGTAGCAGTACCGTAATTACTTGGACTTTCGATGATGGAAACGGTAATACGGTAGATGTAGACCAAACATATAACTACGATGATACGACAGATCCGGCTATACCTACACTTAGTGATGTAAACGTTGGAGAATGTTTAGGTACTCCTGCAACACCAACTACTACAGATAACTGTGCGGGAACGATTAACGGTACTCCTAATGTAACCTTCCCTATCACTGCTCAAGGTACCACCGTGGTAACTTGGTCCTTTGATGATGGTAATGGTAATGTCGTTACGGCTGATCAAAATGTGATTGTTGATGATACGACAGATCCGGTAGCTATTTGCCAAAACATAACCATACAATTAGATGGTACTGGTAATGCTAGTATAGTGCCTAGTGATATAGATGGAGGATCAAATGATTCTTGTGGCACTATAAGTTTAAGTGCTAGCCAAACAGATTTCACAACTAGTGATATTGGAGATGTTAATGTAATTTTAACAGTAGATGATAATAACGGAAATATTACTACTTGTAATGCAACAGTTACAGTTGAAGCTAGTACTTTAACAATTGATGAATTTGACATTAGAAATATTTCAATAACTCCTAACCCATTTAATGATATGATTAATATTAAACTTCCTATGAGTTTTAATAATAGTGATTTTGATATCAAAATATTTGATTTAAATGGAAGGTTAGTATTTGATAACCAATATTCTAGTATTAACAGTTCAATAAATGTATCTGGATTAAACAGGCTAGAACAAGCTCCATATTTATTTAAAATTATTAATAAGGAAAATGGAGCTAGTATTATTAAAAGATTAATAAAATTCTAA